A single region of the Pseudomonas solani genome encodes:
- the lolA gene encoding outer membrane lipoprotein chaperone LolA, translating into MRLIRMLLVAALSLGALQAQADDQVAIARLTEMLNKAQTITGRFSQLTLDGSGTQLQETSGELVLKRPGLFRWHTDEPMEQLLVSNGQKVWLYDPDLQQVTIQTLDQRLTHTPALLLSGDVSKISENFEITHKEGGDVVDFILTPKAKDTLFDTLRLSFRNGVINDMQLIDSVGQRTNILFLGVKMNQAIDAAQFDFKVPEGADVIQE; encoded by the coding sequence ATGCGACTGATCCGCATGCTGCTCGTTGCCGCGCTGAGTCTTGGCGCCCTGCAGGCCCAGGCCGATGACCAGGTGGCCATCGCCCGCCTGACTGAAATGCTCAACAAGGCACAGACCATTACCGGCCGCTTCTCCCAGCTGACCCTGGACGGCTCCGGCACCCAACTGCAGGAAACCTCCGGTGAGCTGGTGCTCAAGCGCCCCGGGCTGTTCCGCTGGCACACCGACGAGCCGATGGAGCAGCTGCTGGTATCCAACGGCCAGAAGGTCTGGCTGTATGACCCGGACCTGCAGCAGGTCACCATCCAGACCCTCGATCAGCGCCTGACCCATACGCCTGCGCTGCTGTTGTCGGGCGATGTGTCGAAGATCAGCGAGAACTTCGAGATCACCCACAAGGAAGGTGGCGACGTGGTCGACTTCATCCTCACGCCCAAGGCCAAGGACACCCTGTTCGACACCCTGCGCCTGTCCTTCCGCAACGGCGTGATCAACGACATGCAGCTGATCGACAGCGTCGGCCAGCGCACCAACATCCTCTTCCTCGGCGTGAAGATGAACCAGGCGATCGATGCCGCCCAGTTCGACTTCAAGGTTCCGGAAGGCGCCGACGTCATTCAGGAATAA